Proteins co-encoded in one Desulfotignum phosphitoxidans DSM 13687 genomic window:
- a CDS encoding efflux RND transporter periplasmic adaptor subunit gives MKRWGAYISIVVAVAVIALLVVQVSKKQWQKDVDMDTVDKALPVTIAAAVQHEFTDDIEGVGTLKARETSLLSPKVAGPVNQVLVDIGDPVIAGEVVIRLDRTNFDLGVKQAQAALAAAQAAIPQASARFEQAEKEYRRATELLEEKVIPQSRFDAAEAAFRAAKGMVSSVRAQRDQAKAALETALEHLKNAYIRSPISGTVVERNVEIGQAVAPGSRLLRIVDQTSLDFDVDLPESDISRLAIGVAAVITADAFPGHEFSGKVTVVNPMVDRKTRTFRVRIKVPNPSGKLVDGMFARVKLSVEKRRFLAVPRNALQRLPGSGTYYVFVVEGNKAHKRTVGIGAMNDQYAEVVDGLVEDDKVVTSGTGRLRSGMDVTVQDVSNKNETDRSGETTLQEDRR, from the coding sequence ATGAAACGGTGGGGAGCATATATTTCGATTGTTGTCGCGGTGGCTGTTATTGCGCTCTTGGTTGTTCAGGTTTCCAAAAAACAATGGCAAAAAGACGTGGACATGGATACGGTCGATAAAGCGTTGCCTGTCACAATTGCAGCTGCTGTCCAGCACGAATTCACGGACGATATTGAGGGCGTCGGTACCCTCAAAGCCCGAGAGACAAGTCTGCTGAGTCCCAAAGTGGCAGGACCGGTAAACCAGGTGCTGGTTGATATCGGGGATCCTGTCATAGCCGGTGAGGTCGTTATTAGATTGGACAGAACCAACTTTGATCTCGGCGTCAAACAGGCGCAGGCAGCGCTTGCGGCTGCGCAAGCAGCAATCCCTCAGGCCAGCGCCAGGTTTGAACAGGCTGAGAAAGAATACCGCCGCGCAACCGAACTGTTGGAAGAAAAGGTGATTCCGCAAAGTCGTTTTGATGCAGCGGAAGCTGCCTTCAGGGCCGCCAAAGGAATGGTATCTTCAGTCAGGGCCCAACGTGACCAGGCAAAGGCAGCCTTGGAGACGGCACTGGAACATCTCAAGAATGCCTATATCAGATCACCTATAAGCGGCACTGTCGTGGAAAGAAATGTGGAGATCGGTCAGGCGGTTGCGCCCGGCAGCCGGCTTCTGCGTATCGTGGACCAGACATCACTGGACTTTGATGTCGATTTGCCGGAGTCAGACATTAGCCGCCTTGCCATTGGAGTTGCCGCGGTAATTACGGCAGATGCGTTCCCCGGGCATGAATTTTCCGGGAAAGTAACCGTTGTCAATCCAATGGTGGACCGCAAGACGCGCACTTTCCGGGTGAGAATCAAGGTGCCAAATCCGTCCGGGAAATTGGTGGACGGAATGTTTGCCAGGGTGAAGCTGTCGGTAGAAAAAAGAAGGTTCCTTGCCGTCCCTCGTAACGCCTTACAACGCCTCCCCGGAAGCGGCACGTATTACGTCTTCGTTGTGGAGGGAAATAAAGCCCATAAGCGAACGGTTGGCATTGGAGCCATGAATGACCAATATGCCGAAGTGGTGGATGGCCTGGTTGAGGATGACAAGGTTGTTACCAGCGGAACGGGGCGTTTGCGGTCGGGTATGGATGTAACCGTTCAGGATGTTTCGAACAAGAATGAGACGGACAGGTCCGGAGAAACAACTCTACAAGAAGATCGGCGGTGA
- a CDS encoding efflux RND transporter permease subunit: MKLPEISVRRPVTTVMVFAAIILLGSVAFFKLNLDLLPDIEPPAVSVITPYPGASATDVESEVTKYLEDHLSTTPDLDRLESKSKDNIAIVNCVFNWGTDLDVAVNDIREKIDLAKPDLADGAEEPFIFKFSSSMVPVLIMTVTAQESSPDLYRIVDKQIADPLKRVSGVGAVVYIGGQERQINVHFDRAAIEAYHLSVQQIRNVLAAENLNLPVGTAEIGRNELQIRVAGRYRDAAEIANTVIGSDGDALVRLRDVATVTDAFEEPQEWARSGKLPAIALLIQKQSGANTVTVIKTIKERLKTLKTEVPADIEIHKIIDNSDHIYSMIYNLTEAAVVGGLLVIVVCFLFLRRFRTSLVVTMAIPFSIILAFIGLFAMGYTINVISLMSLAIAVGMVVDDAIVVLENIVRHVDDGKSPKLAAVEGASEVGMAVAASTLTIVAVFAPLLLVKGLAGIIFGQLAFIILITILASLFISLTLTPMASSRLLRSRDERKLNPVFAWSERLLNKIEAGYSHALEWGLRHRKMLLSLIIIVFTGSLALIPLVGTEFFPEVDSGEVEVVLEMQQGTRVEVTAGITQEMLKAVNAIPEMQASYALAGQTKKGFLTALGFEEGTNIGRIGGRLVEKEERSRHAKEIASELREQVMKLPGVEKFSASAVSAIQKAFLGGGRAISIDILGHDIEMTNKVAAEIRRIVEATPGSVDVSVSRKKPRPEVQVRLDRDKAASLGLNVALVADALRTNYYGFDDTKFREAGDDFDIELRLKKDQRETIRGIGETPITTLTGQTIKLRNVASVREAFGPVEIERKNRTRVTKVQAGVQGRVLGDVVRDIREKMASLDLPPGVSIEWGGEVEEQRKAFRDLTLLLILGIALVYMVMAGEFEDFVDPFIIMFSVPFAFVGVIWAFVVTATPLNLMSFIGVIMLMGIVVKNAIVLVDYTKQLRAGGMTLNEAIVTGGKTRLRPVLMTSLTTIFGMLPLALSRGEGSEIWNALGITVIGGLLVSGLVTLILVPLMYSLVHRSRVQ, encoded by the coding sequence ATGAAATTACCGGAGATATCCGTCCGCCGGCCGGTCACTACCGTTATGGTTTTCGCTGCTATCATTCTTTTGGGCAGCGTAGCCTTCTTCAAGCTCAACCTGGACTTGTTGCCCGATATTGAGCCACCGGCTGTTAGTGTGATCACCCCCTATCCGGGAGCTTCCGCCACGGATGTCGAGTCGGAGGTAACCAAGTACCTGGAAGACCATCTTTCCACCACACCGGATCTCGATCGGCTGGAGTCAAAATCAAAGGACAACATAGCCATCGTCAATTGCGTATTCAACTGGGGCACTGACCTGGATGTTGCGGTTAACGATATCCGGGAGAAGATCGATCTTGCCAAGCCGGACCTTGCCGACGGAGCAGAAGAACCCTTTATCTTCAAGTTCAGCAGTTCCATGGTGCCGGTGCTCATCATGACGGTGACGGCTCAAGAGAGCAGTCCCGATCTTTACAGAATTGTCGACAAGCAAATCGCTGATCCGTTGAAGCGTGTGTCCGGTGTGGGTGCCGTCGTCTATATTGGTGGTCAGGAAAGACAGATCAATGTGCATTTCGATCGCGCAGCAATAGAGGCTTATCACCTTTCTGTCCAGCAGATCAGAAATGTTCTTGCCGCCGAAAACCTGAACCTTCCGGTGGGCACCGCTGAAATCGGGAGGAACGAACTACAGATCCGGGTGGCAGGGCGCTACCGGGATGCAGCTGAAATTGCCAATACGGTGATCGGCAGCGACGGCGATGCGCTTGTGCGACTCAGGGATGTGGCCACGGTCACCGATGCCTTTGAGGAGCCGCAGGAGTGGGCACGGTCGGGCAAGCTCCCCGCGATTGCTTTACTTATCCAGAAGCAGTCCGGCGCCAATACCGTTACTGTCATCAAAACCATAAAAGAACGCCTTAAAACACTGAAAACAGAGGTGCCGGCGGACATTGAGATCCATAAAATCATTGACAACTCGGATCACATTTATTCGATGATCTATAATCTGACCGAAGCCGCCGTCGTCGGCGGCCTCCTGGTTATTGTGGTCTGTTTCCTGTTTCTCCGGCGGTTTCGTACCAGCCTGGTCGTCACAATGGCAATCCCATTCTCCATCATTCTTGCCTTTATCGGCCTCTTTGCCATGGGATACACCATCAATGTCATTTCCCTGATGAGTCTTGCCATTGCCGTGGGCATGGTCGTGGACGATGCCATCGTCGTGCTTGAAAACATCGTACGACATGTGGACGATGGCAAGTCTCCGAAGTTGGCCGCCGTGGAGGGGGCATCGGAAGTGGGCATGGCGGTGGCCGCGTCAACGTTGACCATTGTGGCTGTCTTCGCCCCGCTTCTTCTGGTGAAGGGACTCGCCGGGATTATCTTCGGTCAACTGGCATTTATAATCCTGATCACTATTCTGGCATCGCTTTTTATTTCGCTGACGTTGACCCCCATGGCTTCTTCCCGTTTGCTCCGTTCACGGGATGAGAGAAAGCTCAACCCGGTATTTGCCTGGAGCGAGCGTTTGCTGAATAAAATCGAAGCCGGTTATTCCCATGCTCTGGAGTGGGGGCTGAGACACCGCAAGATGTTGCTTTCACTCATAATTATTGTATTTACCGGCAGTCTGGCACTTATTCCACTGGTCGGCACGGAATTTTTTCCGGAAGTGGATTCGGGGGAAGTAGAAGTTGTCCTGGAAATGCAGCAGGGCACCCGCGTGGAGGTCACGGCCGGAATTACGCAAGAAATGCTCAAAGCGGTGAACGCCATTCCGGAGATGCAAGCGTCCTATGCCCTGGCAGGTCAGACCAAAAAAGGATTTTTGACGGCGCTCGGTTTTGAAGAGGGGACAAACATCGGTCGCATCGGGGGCCGTCTCGTTGAAAAGGAAGAGCGGAGTCGCCATGCCAAGGAGATCGCTTCGGAGCTTCGTGAGCAGGTCATGAAACTGCCGGGTGTTGAAAAGTTTTCCGCAAGCGCTGTAAGCGCCATCCAGAAGGCCTTTCTGGGGGGCGGCCGTGCCATCAGCATCGATATTCTGGGTCATGATATCGAGATGACAAACAAAGTTGCCGCGGAAATCCGACGCATCGTGGAAGCAACACCCGGCTCGGTGGATGTTTCCGTCAGCAGGAAGAAACCGCGGCCGGAAGTGCAGGTTCGTCTTGACCGGGATAAGGCAGCATCTTTGGGATTGAATGTGGCGCTTGTCGCCGACGCATTGAGAACCAACTACTATGGATTCGATGATACCAAGTTCCGGGAGGCCGGTGACGACTTCGACATTGAACTGCGACTAAAAAAGGATCAGCGGGAAACGATTCGTGGAATCGGTGAAACCCCTATCACCACCCTGACCGGTCAAACCATTAAGCTCCGAAACGTCGCTTCTGTTCGTGAAGCCTTTGGGCCCGTTGAGATCGAACGGAAAAACAGGACCCGAGTCACCAAGGTTCAGGCGGGTGTCCAGGGCAGAGTTTTAGGGGATGTGGTACGAGATATTCGAGAAAAAATGGCCTCTCTTGACCTGCCTCCCGGCGTTTCCATTGAATGGGGCGGAGAGGTGGAGGAACAGCGAAAAGCGTTCCGTGATCTGACCCTCCTTCTCATTCTTGGAATTGCCCTTGTCTACATGGTCATGGCAGGGGAATTCGAGGATTTCGTTGACCCATTCATCATCATGTTTTCGGTTCCCTTCGCTTTCGTCGGGGTGATCTGGGCCTTCGTTGTCACGGCCACTCCGCTCAACCTGATGAGCTTTATCGGAGTAATCATGCTCATGGGCATTGTTGTAAAAAACGCCATTGTGCTCGTGGACTATACCAAGCAACTGAGAGCAGGCGGCATGACGCTAAACGAAGCGATTGTTACGGGAGGAAAAACACGCCTGAGGCCAGTGCTCATGACGAGTCTTACCACCATATTCGGCATGCTCCCGTTGGCCCTTTCCAGGGGGGAGGGATCTGAAATCTGGAATGCACTTGGCATCACGGTCATTGGGGGACTGTTGGTCAGTGGCCTTGTGACATTGATTCTGGTACCTCTGATGTATTCGCTGGTTCACAGGAGCAGGGTGCAATGA
- a CDS encoding putative ABC transporter permease: protein MKTDILNILFSFSLFSIFGWVLEVTYRSVRDKRFVNPGLLRGPYLPLYGTGALLLMVAGSLLQESHLVTKALAYCAITTGLELISGFIAQYFFHVRLWDYSDQRFHYKGYICLKFSIYWILPVFAYEYLLFPPYQGLLNQLSPVVKGIFAAVTLSIMLVDFLTVSIRHFLRLTPKEKTLLETQFIDTARPLLELPEVAKLSQYTHHRGKTRLEHVKEVAYLSFLWGKRLSLDSEAIVRGALLHDLFYYDWLHEGPRLHGFRHHNIALKNAREITLLTEKEEDIIKKHMWPLTVVPPRYMESLVVSLVDTFCSARDYLSVKKQDKHAKAVAGCVGSESGDKQK from the coding sequence ATGAAGACTGATATTTTAAACATACTTTTTTCTTTTTCTTTGTTTTCCATTTTTGGATGGGTGTTGGAGGTTACCTATCGTTCCGTACGTGACAAACGGTTCGTCAACCCCGGTCTCTTGAGGGGACCGTATCTTCCTCTTTACGGCACGGGCGCCTTGTTGCTCATGGTGGCGGGTTCCCTGTTGCAGGAATCCCATTTGGTTACTAAAGCACTCGCCTATTGTGCGATCACGACCGGACTCGAACTGATCTCGGGATTTATTGCACAATACTTTTTTCATGTACGCCTTTGGGACTATTCGGATCAGCGTTTTCATTATAAAGGCTATATCTGTCTCAAATTTTCAATTTACTGGATATTGCCGGTGTTCGCTTATGAATATCTCCTATTTCCTCCCTATCAAGGCCTTCTCAATCAGCTTTCACCCGTTGTTAAAGGTATCTTTGCGGCGGTGACGCTTTCAATCATGCTCGTGGATTTTCTGACGGTCTCTATCAGGCATTTCCTCCGCCTGACACCGAAAGAGAAAACCCTGCTGGAGACACAGTTTATCGACACGGCAAGGCCGCTTCTTGAACTGCCTGAGGTTGCGAAACTGTCGCAGTATACCCATCACAGGGGAAAGACCCGATTGGAGCATGTCAAAGAGGTAGCATACCTGAGCTTTCTCTGGGGCAAACGACTTTCCCTGGACAGTGAAGCGATTGTCCGGGGTGCGCTGTTGCACGATCTTTTCTATTACGACTGGCTGCATGAAGGACCCAGATTGCATGGTTTCCGGCACCATAACATCGCACTTAAGAATGCGCGCGAAATAACCCTCCTTACTGAAAAAGAAGAGGATATTATCAAAAAACACATGTGGCCGCTTACCGTTGTACCACCGCGTTATATGGAGTCGCTTGTCGTTTCACTGGTGGATACATTTTGCTCTGCAAGAGATTATTTGAGCGTGAAGAAACAAGACAAACACGCAAAGGCAGTCGCCGGTTGCGTTGGTTCGGAATCGGGGGATAAACAAAAATGA
- a CDS encoding patatin-like phospholipase family protein → MSNNDSGFPKNIGLALGSGSARGWAHIGVIRALAEAGIEVKYIAGTSIGSLVGGAFALDKIDVLEDFARQLDWKQIVSFMDVTFPRSGLIDGKKITDFFRGHVREINIEELPLPYCAVATELTTGYEVVLSGGDLIDAIRASISVPGIFTPVKKNGSFLIDGGLVNPVPAGVVRNMGADYVIAVDLNHDIVDKRSADSIVPVDPSLASVVDQPPPPKWRIAQDLTNRLNEFSSPALSQVRQWLHRDPVPNIFDVLMTSINIMEVQITATKLATAPPDLLIQPKLGDIRFMEFHRAEEAIAEGYREAMTQFKQRWKGAVKSDLSKDSLFGRMGNGN, encoded by the coding sequence ATGTCAAACAATGACTCGGGCTTTCCAAAAAATATCGGCCTGGCGCTGGGCAGCGGCTCTGCGCGAGGGTGGGCACATATCGGTGTAATACGGGCACTGGCTGAGGCAGGAATAGAAGTCAAGTATATAGCCGGCACCAGCATTGGTTCTCTGGTAGGGGGCGCGTTTGCCCTCGACAAAATAGATGTGCTGGAAGATTTTGCCCGCCAGCTCGACTGGAAACAAATCGTTTCCTTTATGGATGTGACTTTTCCGAGGTCGGGACTCATTGATGGGAAAAAGATCACTGATTTCTTTCGCGGTCATGTTCGGGAGATAAACATTGAAGAATTACCCCTTCCCTATTGCGCCGTCGCCACCGAATTGACCACGGGGTACGAGGTCGTTTTAAGCGGAGGGGATCTTATCGATGCAATCCGTGCGAGCATCTCGGTTCCAGGCATTTTTACGCCGGTAAAGAAGAACGGCAGTTTCCTGATCGACGGCGGCTTGGTCAATCCCGTTCCGGCAGGCGTGGTCCGGAATATGGGAGCGGATTACGTTATCGCCGTAGACTTGAACCATGACATTGTCGACAAAAGGAGTGCCGACAGCATCGTTCCGGTTGATCCATCGTTGGCGAGTGTGGTTGATCAACCCCCTCCCCCGAAATGGAGAATCGCGCAGGATCTGACCAACAGGCTCAACGAATTCAGTTCGCCCGCGTTATCGCAAGTACGCCAGTGGCTGCACAGGGATCCCGTGCCGAATATCTTTGATGTGTTGATGACCTCAATCAACATCATGGAAGTACAGATAACCGCAACAAAATTGGCAACAGCTCCGCCCGATCTGCTGATTCAGCCGAAGCTGGGAGATATTCGTTTTATGGAGTTCCATCGGGCCGAAGAGGCCATTGCCGAGGGGTACCGGGAAGCCATGACGCAATTCAAACAGAGGTGGAAAGGTGCCGTCAAAAGCGATTTATCAAAAGATTCCTTATTTGGGAGGATGGGAAATGGGAATTAA
- a CDS encoding acyl-CoA dehydratase activase — protein MTKQAGHLFFTGIDIGSTTAKAVVLDKEGGMIFSRYCRHQGKTVETTRSIFKEALEELGDVELDLAGTGSAGMGAAEVFGLPFVQEVVASAHFIEKFFPEVRTFIEIGGEDSKVIFFDDNGRPDIRMNGSCAGGTGAFIDQMAVLLDIDVSELNTLAGKSTNIYSIASRCGVFAKTDIQALLSRHVSKEDVAASVFHSVALQVITALSRGRDIQRKILMGGGPLTFYPNLRKAFVDLLGIENLDNLIIPDHPELLPAMGAAMVRNGKPCRGRISNFLSMSENGVSHVTNSGTKRLPTLFAGKCEFEIWQKRHARKRVPRTDLSETKEKDLFLGVDSGSTTTKIVLVDGEGKLVLGYYGSNNGDPVQAVKKGLAEFREKCVSVGFHPRIVRTAATGYGESLIRAAFGLNDGVVETMAHYRAARRFEPDVSFILDIGGQDMKAIYIHDHAVSEIQINEACSSGCGSFIETFARSLGYSVQEFAEIACDNNAPFDLGTRCTVFMNSKVKQALREGAMVSDVSAGLAYSVIKNALYKVLRLKDVDVLGNKIVVQGGTFRNSAVLRALEMLLNKEVIRPDISELMGAYGAALTALSNHRANLLEPAALLQTPLKSSETPIVLQEANGLFLEKLAMGSDFSKKEIRCKGCENRCRVLKLIFNNGNHFYTGNRCERCFSNNPEVQHKGKNLIDDQIKLLFERDMEPEGEPILTYGIPRCLNMYENFPFWCAFLTTCGFRVVLSSESGFKLYKKGSATVMSENICFPAKLAHGHIFDLIGKKVDRIFYPTVVYEQEEYENALNTYNCPVVTGYPDLLKSAVNPEQKFGIPLDNPVISFKDFNLLKDQLYLFFKQSGINYRTVSEGVEKGMAAQSDYRKQLRSMAKTLLSKADAGGRTTVVLAGRPYHVDPLINHGIPKLLTELGVDVISETAVPLNADAVSLEDVNVLTQWSYANRLYAAAGWVTDTANAQMVQLTSFGCGPDAVSTDEVKEILRCGGKIHTLLKMDEIASLGAVRIRLRSMLEAVKEKNGKTRATGAGTMKKDRAVVEEDRKRILIAPYFSPFYSPLIPSAFRPLGYRVEVLPPQDRVSVEWGLKTINNDMCYPAILVAGDIIKAFRSGRYDPENTAVILTQTGGQCRASSYVSLIRKGLAAAGLDEVPVIAISNEEIDPQPGFKIDKKGLIKRLGLGIIFADPLARMYLSTMVREKVPGTSKNLHEKYLFEMETGIENADYYYLLNLLKKAVADFNRVAINDKTVPRVGIVGEIFVKYNFFSNGNIIDWLSGQGVEVILPPIQSFFAQRFINETYNQKAFFKRSLADRIKYRLLEIYSRYHIGQIERVMQGFRFYKKAHDLRELAEITDEVVSLANQFGEGWLLTAEMIAMLNEGIGNIVCLQPFGCIANHITGKGMENKLRELFPHLNLLSLDMDAGASEVNLLNRLHFMVTAAREQVAREKGTLVGPETVQRFTMPTGWAQELYMFNNYASLEVEKWRAWVSGLGLWEKARKIRRKISL, from the coding sequence ATGACAAAACAGGCGGGCCATCTCTTTTTTACCGGGATTGACATAGGCTCAACAACGGCCAAGGCGGTGGTCCTGGATAAAGAGGGCGGCATGATTTTTTCCCGCTACTGCCGTCATCAGGGCAAAACCGTGGAAACAACACGGAGCATTTTCAAGGAGGCACTTGAGGAACTGGGCGACGTGGAACTTGATTTGGCGGGTACCGGATCTGCCGGGATGGGCGCGGCCGAGGTCTTCGGCCTGCCATTTGTGCAGGAAGTGGTGGCCTCCGCGCACTTCATTGAAAAATTTTTTCCGGAAGTCAGAACGTTTATCGAAATCGGCGGCGAAGACTCCAAAGTCATATTTTTCGACGATAATGGTCGTCCCGATATCCGGATGAATGGCAGTTGCGCCGGGGGCACCGGTGCTTTTATTGACCAAATGGCAGTTCTTCTGGATATTGATGTATCGGAACTGAACACGCTGGCCGGAAAATCCACGAATATTTATTCCATTGCATCCCGGTGCGGCGTTTTTGCCAAAACCGATATTCAGGCGCTGCTAAGCCGTCATGTATCCAAAGAAGATGTTGCGGCTTCCGTATTTCATTCGGTTGCCCTTCAGGTGATCACCGCCTTGTCCCGTGGACGGGATATACAAAGAAAAATACTTATGGGGGGCGGCCCGCTGACGTTTTATCCGAACCTGCGCAAGGCTTTTGTTGACCTGCTGGGTATTGAAAATCTGGATAATTTGATCATTCCGGATCATCCGGAACTGCTTCCCGCCATGGGAGCGGCCATGGTGCGCAATGGCAAACCATGTCGGGGCCGGATCAGCAATTTTTTATCCATGTCCGAAAATGGCGTCAGCCATGTAACCAACAGCGGCACCAAAAGGCTGCCCACCCTGTTTGCAGGCAAGTGCGAATTTGAGATATGGCAAAAAAGGCATGCGCGGAAGCGGGTTCCCCGGACTGACCTCTCTGAGACAAAAGAAAAAGATCTTTTTTTAGGTGTGGATTCGGGATCAACCACCACCAAGATTGTCCTTGTCGATGGGGAAGGTAAACTGGTTCTGGGCTATTACGGCTCCAACAACGGCGATCCCGTCCAGGCGGTAAAAAAGGGATTGGCCGAATTCAGGGAAAAGTGTGTTTCCGTCGGCTTTCACCCGCGGATCGTCAGGACGGCCGCCACCGGCTATGGTGAAAGCCTGATAAGAGCCGCCTTTGGATTGAATGACGGCGTGGTTGAGACCATGGCGCATTACCGGGCGGCGCGGCGCTTTGAACCGGATGTTTCCTTTATTCTGGATATCGGCGGGCAGGACATGAAGGCGATCTATATTCATGATCACGCCGTGTCTGAAATCCAGATCAATGAGGCCTGTTCATCCGGATGCGGTTCCTTTATTGAAACGTTTGCCCGTTCGCTGGGGTACAGTGTCCAGGAATTCGCCGAGATTGCATGTGACAACAATGCACCCTTTGATCTGGGAACCCGCTGCACCGTGTTCATGAACTCCAAAGTGAAGCAGGCGCTCCGGGAAGGGGCGATGGTCTCCGATGTTTCGGCCGGTTTGGCGTATTCGGTTATTAAAAACGCCCTGTACAAGGTGCTGAGGCTAAAGGACGTCGATGTCCTGGGGAACAAAATCGTGGTTCAGGGCGGAACTTTTCGAAATTCAGCCGTATTACGCGCATTGGAGATGCTGCTGAACAAGGAGGTTATAAGGCCGGATATTTCCGAGCTGATGGGTGCATACGGCGCGGCCCTGACAGCCCTTTCAAATCATCGCGCGAATCTTTTGGAACCTGCTGCTCTCCTTCAAACACCACTTAAGAGTTCAGAGACGCCAATCGTGTTGCAGGAAGCAAATGGTTTGTTCCTCGAAAAGTTGGCGATGGGAAGTGATTTTTCAAAAAAGGAAATCCGCTGCAAGGGCTGCGAAAACAGGTGCAGGGTTTTGAAGCTGATTTTCAACAATGGAAACCATTTTTATACGGGGAACCGATGCGAGCGGTGTTTCAGCAACAATCCGGAGGTACAACACAAGGGAAAGAACCTGATCGATGATCAGATAAAGCTCTTGTTTGAACGAGACATGGAACCCGAAGGCGAGCCGATTCTCACCTACGGTATTCCCCGCTGCTTGAACATGTATGAAAACTTTCCATTCTGGTGTGCCTTTTTGACCACGTGCGGGTTCAGGGTGGTTCTCTCTTCCGAATCCGGTTTCAAACTTTACAAAAAGGGTTCCGCCACGGTCATGTCGGAAAACATCTGCTTTCCCGCCAAGCTTGCCCATGGTCACATTTTCGACCTTATCGGAAAAAAAGTCGACAGGATATTCTACCCTACTGTGGTCTATGAGCAGGAAGAATACGAAAATGCTTTAAATACTTATAATTGCCCGGTGGTTACCGGATATCCCGACCTTTTGAAAAGTGCGGTTAACCCTGAGCAAAAATTCGGGATTCCCCTGGATAACCCGGTGATCAGCTTTAAGGATTTCAATCTGCTGAAGGATCAGCTTTATCTATTCTTCAAGCAGTCCGGAATCAATTACCGGACGGTGTCGGAAGGCGTCGAAAAGGGGATGGCGGCACAATCGGATTACAGGAAACAACTCAGGTCCATGGCGAAAACCCTGCTGAGCAAGGCGGATGCCGGGGGGCGGACAACAGTTGTTCTTGCCGGCCGACCCTATCATGTGGACCCGCTTATCAACCACGGTATTCCGAAGCTGTTGACGGAACTGGGAGTGGATGTCATCAGTGAAACGGCTGTTCCCTTGAATGCGGATGCCGTCTCACTGGAAGACGTCAATGTCCTGACCCAGTGGAGCTATGCAAACAGACTGTACGCAGCGGCCGGGTGGGTAACGGACACGGCCAATGCCCAAATGGTTCAGTTGACCTCTTTTGGCTGCGGGCCGGATGCGGTTTCGACCGACGAGGTCAAAGAAATTTTGCGTTGCGGCGGGAAAATCCATACCTTGCTCAAGATGGATGAAATCGCCAGCCTGGGTGCCGTCAGGATCAGACTGCGCTCCATGCTGGAGGCGGTGAAAGAAAAAAACGGTAAAACGAGGGCCACAGGGGCCGGCACAATGAAAAAAGACCGGGCGGTTGTGGAAGAAGACAGAAAGAGAATCCTGATCGCTCCCTATTTTTCACCCTTTTATTCACCGCTGATCCCGTCTGCTTTCAGGCCCCTGGGTTACCGGGTGGAAGTCCTCCCGCCCCAGGATAGGGTATCGGTTGAATGGGGACTAAAAACCATCAACAACGACATGTGCTACCCCGCTATCCTGGTTGCCGGCGATATTATCAAGGCCTTCCGGTCAGGCCGCTACGATCCTGAAAATACCGCTGTTATTCTGACCCAGACCGGTGGTCAATGCCGGGCATCCTCATACGTGTCGCTTATCAGAAAAGGATTGGCCGCCGCCGGCCTGGATGAGGTTCCGGTAATTGCCATATCCAATGAGGAAATTGATCCTCAACCGGGATTTAAAATAGATAAAAAGGGGCTTATAAAACGGCTGGGCCTGGGAATTATTTTCGCGGATCCCCTGGCCAGGATGTATCTATCCACAATGGTCAGGGAAAAGGTGCCCGGGACATCCAAAAACCTGCATGAAAAATACCTCTTTGAAATGGAGACAGGCATCGAGAATGCAGATTATTATTATCTTCTCAATCTTCTGAAAAAAGCCGTGGCGGACTTCAACCGGGTTGCGATCAACGACAAGACGGTCCCAAGAGTCGGGATCGTTGGAGAGATCTTTGTTAAATACAACTTCTTCTCCAACGGAAATATCATCGACTGGCTGTCCGGCCAGGGGGTGGAAGTGATCCTTCCTCCTATACAGAGTTTTTTCGCCCAGCGCTTTATCAATGAAACCTACAATCAAAAGGCCTTTTTTAAACGTTCTTTGGCAGATCGCATCAAGTACAGGCTGCTGGAGATATACTCAAGATACCACATCGGTCAAATCGAGCGGGTTATGCAGGGATTTCGCTTTTACAAAAAGGCGCATGACTTGAGAGAACTGGCTGAAATAACCGACGAGGTTGTCAGCCTGGCCAACCAGTTTGGCGAAGGGTGGCTTCTTACCGCCGAAATGATCGCCATGCTCAATGAAGGGATCGGTAACATCGTCTGTCTCCAGCCCTTCGGCTGCATTGCCAATCACATCACCGGAAAGGGGATGGAGAATAAACTCAGGGAGTTGTTCCCTCATTTGAATCTGCTTTCTCTCGACATGGACGCGGGGGCAAGCGAGGTCAATTTGCTGAACCGGCTCCACTTCATGGTAACAGCGGCCCGGGAACAGGTGGCCCGCGAGAAGGGGACGTTGGTCGGGCCGGAAACAGTTCAGCGCTTTACCATGCCCACGGGATGGGCACAAGAACTGTATATGTTCAACAATTACGCATCACTGGAGGTTGAAAAATGGCGGGCCTGGGTGTCCGGCCTAGGATTGTGGGAAAAAGCGCGAAAAATCAGGCGAAAAATCAGCTTGTAA